GATTTGATGACCAAAGTGGTAAAAGTGGTGACGGCGGATCAGTCCCTGCTGGAAATCCGGGAACTGATGCTGAACAACAACCTGCGCCGGATCCCGGTGGTGGATGAAGACGGCCATCTGAAGGGCATCGTCACCGACGGGGATGTGGCACGGGCAACGCCTTCCGACGCCAGCACCCTGGACCGGTATGAAGTGAACACCATCCTGGGCAAATTGAAGGCCAAAGACCTGATGACCAAGGCCGTCATTACGGTCAAAGCCGAAGACGGGGTGGAGACCGCCGCCTATCTGATGTACAAATTCAAAATCGGGGCTCTGCCCGTGGTGGACGACACCAACAAGGTGGTGGGGATCATCTCCGATACGGATGTGTTCAAGGCTTTTGTGGACCTGCTGGGCTATGCCAAGACCTCCACGAAGATCACTGTGGATACCCAGGATAAGGTGGGTGTGTTGGCCGACCTGGCTGACATCTTCCGGCA
This genomic interval from Acidaminococcus timonensis contains the following:
- a CDS encoding CBS and ACT domain-containing protein, which translates into the protein MQVKDLMTKVVKVVTADQSLLEIRELMLNNNLRRIPVVDEDGHLKGIVTDGDVARATPSDASTLDRYEVNTILGKLKAKDLMTKAVITVKAEDGVETAAYLMYKFKIGALPVVDDTNKVVGIISDTDVFKAFVDLLGYAKTSTKITVDTQDKVGVLADLADIFRQRGVNIISVLVRKIGPKRAAITVRADLTNAMDIIQTIRDAGFVITDISTLKVDDAHEE